The DNA segment CGGAACGCGATATCGCGATTATCGATACAGAGCTGGTTTTAAAAGATATGGAAAGCGTGCAGAAACGGCTATCCCAGATTGAACGTACAGCTAAAACAGGCGATAAGGATGCCAAAGCGGCTTTAGAAGTTTTTAATAAAGTCAAAAAACAATTGGATGATGGGAAACCCGCTCGCCAATTGGGATTGGACGATCACGAACAAAAAGTAATAGCCGATTTATTTCTGTTGACCATGAAGCCGGTATTGTATATCTGCAATGTAAGTGAAAACGATGTTTTGATCGGTAATGCTTACGTTAAAAAAGTTCAGGAAATTGCTACAAAAGAGAATGCCCGCGTCGTTGTCATTTCCGGAAAGATCGAATCTGAAATTTCCGAATTGCCTGAAGCTGAGCGTAGGGGCTTTCTTGAAAGCCTGGGACTGAAGGAGCCCGGTCTTCATACCCTGATACGCGAAACGTATCTGTTGCTTGATTTGGTAAGTTTTCTTACGGCGGGGCCGGACGAGGTTCGGGCGTGGACAATTCATCGCGGAACTAAATGTCCACAAGCCGCCGGTGTGATTCACACGGATTTTGAACGCGGATTCATTTGCGCTGACG comes from the bacterium genome and includes:
- the ychF gene encoding redox-regulated ATPase YchF, which translates into the protein MPLKCGIVGLPNVGKSTIFNALTAAGALAANYPFATIEPNVGVVTVPDHRIDQLSELFKPKKTLYTTVNFVDIAGLVKGANEGEGLGNQFLSHIREVDAIAQVVRCFDDSDVVHVEGSVDPERDIAIIDTELVLKDMESVQKRLSQIERTAKTGDKDAKAALEVFNKVKKQLDDGKPARQLGLDDHEQKVIADLFLLTMKPVLYICNVSENDVLIGNAYVKKVQEIATKENARVVVISGKIESEISELPEAERRGFLESLGLKEPGLHTLIRETYLLLDLVSFLTAGPDEVRAWTIHRGTKCPQAAGVIHTDFERGFICADVIWWEDLVKNKTEQACKDKGLLRTEGKEYVVRDGDVMHFKFNV